The Nitrospira sp. SG-bin1 genomic interval CATCGACCCATGGTGGAGGGTATTCGGCAGCGATGCCGATGTCATAGGCTGAGGTACTGCCGAGCACTACCAGCCGGCGGGTTCGTAACGATGCGACATCGGCGAATTGCCGCACCAACTCGATCGGGACGGCGGGAAAACACCATAGGATGTCGGTTGACGGCGGAATCGCCTGCCATGTCTCAAACCGTGCCAGGTCGAATCGTACCCGTTGGTCCATACGCAGATGTGTGAGATGTCGGTCGGGATCTCGACTGCTGGCGAAGACATGAGGGTAGCGGTGCCGCGCGAGAGGCAGGAGAAACTTGGCGGTGTAGCCCGATCCGAGAATGGTGAGTGAATGATGCAAGGCAATCAACTTCCGTGTGGGTCGGCACGCAGTGTGCCAGTGAGAAGCGACAGAGTCCAACAAAAAAATTCATTTTCATTGGTGTACGTATTTTCTCGTGCTATAGGAGGAACAGATCACTCACATCGGAGACGAACAAAAGGACGTCCTATGAACACACGATCGTTGTCATGGCTCGCGTTGCCATTGGTGCTGTTGTCGGCCGGTTGTCCTGAAGGCGGCGGAGGAGAGGGAGGCTTTCAAGGAACATCGGCTGTCCTGTATACGGCCAACGACGGTTCCAATACCATCTCGGGATTCACAATCGGAGCCGGAGGGGCGTTAAGTGCGACCAATCCCGCGACGTTTGGAACGAATAACCCGGAGTGGCTGACGGTTTCGTCAAATGGCCAGCTCCTCTACGCATCGAACCAAGGTAATCACACGATATCGGGTTTCACCGTCAACGGAACAACCGGAGTGTTGACATCCATCGGAACGCCAACGGCTGTCCCGGGGACCAATCCGTCTCCGCGCGGGATCACCGTCACACCGAATCGGCAGTTCCTCTATGTGGCGAACAGTGCCACAAATACCGTCGCGGGATTCTCAATCGGGGCGGGAGGTGTTTTGACCGCGACTGCTCAAGGCACTATCGGGACAGGTGGGACCTTGGCGAGAGGGATTGTGGTTGCACCGAACGGGCAATTCCTCTATGTGGCGAATTCCGGAAGTAACACGATTTCCGCCTTTACAATCGGTGCGGGCGGGGCTCTCACCTCATTAGGCACAGTTTCGACTGGTGCTGGATCCGCTCCCGAGGGATTGGCGATATCTCCCGATGGCGCGTTTCTGTTTGTGGCGTATCAGGGAACGGACCGCGTCGCGGCTTTTGCCATTGGAGGCGGGGGAGCTTTAACCCCAGCTGTTCCGCAAGCGAGTTTTCCGACAGGGACTGGTGGCGAAGGTCCGCAGAGGGTGGCCATCTCACCGAATGGATCTTTTTTGTATGCCACGAATACCGCCACGAACGAGGTCGCCGCATTCACTGTCGGCAGCGGCGGTCAGCTCACGCTGCTGAACCCTAATACAAGTACCGGGGCAGGCACGACCCCGATCGGCATTACCATAGATCCTACAGGCCAGTTTTTGTATGTGGCGAATAGCGGCATGAATGAAGTCCGAGGCTATAGGATCGGAGCGGGGGGTGCGTTGACGCCAACAATCCCAGCTACCTTCTCAGTGCTTCCACAGGTTCCCATAGGAATCGCCACGCCGGGTCGGCCCTAAACCTTTTCTGAAGATAGATCGGTGTTCGTGGGTCAAGCAATGGTCAAGCAATGCATCAGGAAGCCCAAAACGGTCTCATTAAGCTACGTCTTTGCGTTTGAGCAAATCCGCCAGCTGGGCGAAAGGAGTGAAAGTTGAGGGCCGTTCTTGTTCCAGCCTCCGTGGCGCCTCATCGGACTGGTCCACTAGCAGATGCCGCTGATGCTCGTTGTCGTGGCAGTAGAGACAGAGCAATTCCCAGTTGCTGCCATCGAGCGGATTGTTATCATGGTTGTGGTCCTTATGATGGACCGTGAGCTGATTCAGTTTCTTGCCGTCAAACTCGCGTCCGCAGTGCGCGCAGATCCATGGAAAGAGTTTGAGGGCAAGGGCTCGATAGGACTGCTTGTCAGGATGGGCGGTCTTCCGTGCCATGAGAGCCTCCACGAGGTCGGCGACTCAGCACGTGCTTATTGTACACCAGGTTTTGGACTAAAGCATGCCACACACGGGAATATGGACCGAGAACGCAATCAGGTGTAACGCCCTTTGATCCTTCGTCGCGCTCAATTACTGTACGGTTCTTCCGTTAAGCTCGCCGGGAGCACTACCAAACCTCGTCATGCGCATCGTGGACCCCACTCTGCCGTAGGTCATACGGCATATCGGTAACCATCATTTTCCGCGGGCCTCCATGAATGCCTGTCTCCTTGTAGTGAGGGACAATAAGGCCGCATGCTGTTCCTCAACCAGGGAGTCCCGGACACCGTGCTTTTCCCTTTCGCAATCGTACACACGGCGAAGGGCGACTTTTTATACAATCCAAAACGATTTCCTGCCGTACGAACACCCATTGATTTGGATCTCCACCTCGTGGCGCCCGCGAAAGAGTTTTCGCGTCGTCATATGCTCGCGCAGCAGGTGACGTTTTGTGAGAGTCATGCGCTCGGCCTTGGGCAGCAGGAACTTCTTGAGCTTGAAGACCTTCCGGCCGTTGAGCCGCCCCACGTGGTTCTGAAAATACAAGACGTAGTCGGCGATAAGGTGTGCCGCCTCCCCAGCGCAAAGGGTAAATGAAAACTCGAGGGCGGTATTCATGTGGACGGTTTCGGGTACGATGAAGTCCGAGACGCGCACATCGGGCTTAGGTGAGACACCCAAGAGCCGCATGGCTCGAGGGTGGCCGCCCTTGATGAGCGTGCGTAGGGCATGGCTGATGATAAAGTCCATTTCCTCCGGCGTTTGTCGCCTGGATCGTTTCCAACGTTCAAGAGTCTGGAGCGCAAGGTCAGGAGCAAGTTTAGAAATATCGTTGATGTGATTGGCCACCGAGCGAGTGACGAAACGTGTCCGGTCGGAGAAGAGGGTGTCAAGGAGGGGGATCGGAGCGGTGATGGGGATGGCGATGGACTTTGACCATGGCAGTTTCGGGCGCGTACCTTCGCTGCAGAGCCTGCGGACATGATAGTGCCGGTCTCTGCTCCATTTGGACAGCACACGCAATGTTTCGTCGGGAAACGCGTTGATGAAGCAGCGTATGGCGTCCTCGACGGAAAAGCGCATGGTGAGTTCGCGGAGCGCGTGGAGTGACACGCGCAAGTCTCTCTTGCTGCAGCCGTTTCTGGCCACATATTCCGCGTATGACGCGTAGATAAAATCGCCGAAATCGTTGTCGGAGAGAGTGGGATCATTGGGTGCCGGGAGCGAACGAAGAAGAATATGAACCGCCTGACGATAGTTACTCGGAAGGTGGAGCCTTAGACATTCTGCAATCCACGCAATGCGAGCTTTGAGTTCAAGCTCGGGAAACTTCTTGATTGCATCGCGAACGAATGTCTCGGCATGAAAAGACCGATGCGCGCCATGTAATTCAGCCGCGATCTGTTCAACTTTGGTTTTATTGAAGAGCAAGTCTTTGAGCAAGACCGCTTGAGCCATGTGATTACCTGCTGATGAGAAACGGCACGATGACGCCTGTGCACATGGGTTCGCTCCTACACAAGATCGTCATGCTTCATGTAACGAAAGCGCAAAGTCATTCGGGCTTCGCTGGAGCTGAACCTTCCCACAAAAATAACGCGGCTGCCACAACCACGTAGGCGAATGCGATGTACCATAGGAAATTGAATTCGATCGAGGCGGCCAAAAAGACCGCCTCCGAAATCACGGCACCGAATATCAACATCAGTAATCCAACCCAATTGAACCAACGCATATTCATGCATGGCCTCCTTGTGGTCGCCTCTCCTAGGTGCGAACCCGGGAATTGTAGGCCGCTGCCACGGACAATGGCTAGACCGGAATGGATGCCTAAGTACAACTATCTCATTGGGGAGCGCGTCGCCGCGCCCAACAAGATACGAGCGGAAGTGAGGCCTTTTGAGGGCTAACGAATTGCACGCGTATGCCGGGAAGGAATAGGGAGAGGCTCAACCGGGAAGTGTGGTTGCTCCACAGGCCACGTCTCGGAGCGCCTGATTGATGCTACCTGGTTCCACCGGTCGCCCATCGCCTTGTTCGACCAATACCGCATTGCGAGCTCCGGTGCCCATATGCTGGGAATACTCCGAAGAGGCTAAGAGCCGAACACGGTTGTGTGCGCAGTCGAACTCCTTGTGCGTTTTTGCCGAGAAAAATCGGTGCGGGCTCATCATAAACATCCCAAACGGCGCATTCCCTTGCATCACTTTATAGTCTGTCAACTGCCACAGCGTCACGCGATCGCCGTCTCGGCGAATTGTCTTGGGATCGTAGTACACCATTTCCCTGGATGGGGATTGGTAGGCACTATCGACCGCTACCCACGTTCCTCCGGGGGGCATCTCGCCATATCCCTGAGGGTGACGGATTTGATAACCGGAGTCTCCACAGGACGTGAGAATGAGAAGGAGGACAGAGAAAAAAAGGCCGATGCCGATTGCCCGGCGCATAGCGCATTCCTAGTCGCACTCTTTAAACTGTGACTGCTGACAACGCCGCACCAACTCTTGCGCCTGCTCGATCTGCGAGGGGGCCATTTGTGAGGTCAGATGGTCCGCACGCTTCATGGCGGTCTTCCTGTCGTCGCCATTCAGCATGGCGGCAGCGATGGTATACCACATCAGCGCGCGAATGAGATCTTTCCGGGTGCCTCGTCCCCTTTCATAGATCAGACCCAGATTATTCTGCGGGCCGGCATAACCCTGTGCCGCCGCCTTGCGAAACCACGTCAGTGCGGTGGAGTGGTCCTGACGGACGCCTCGTCCCTTTTCATACATCAAGCCCAGATAGAACTGGGCCGATGCCACGCCTTGCTCCGCCAGGGGGCTGAAGAGACGGGCTGCTTGTGTATAGTCGCCACGCTCATACGCGAATTCCGCCTCCTCAAGGGGCTGTGCGGCAACCACGGACTCTGGTTCCGCAGCCGACGCGCAGGCCATAACCAAAACTAGTGCAAAGACACAACGCGACATCGACATCATCCTTTCACCACGACCAATCGCAACAAGAGAGCATTGGATCAGCGCTCGGCAGAAACACAGAGAATAATTCATTCTACTTTGTCGGATCCGGCGGGGTCTATGGATTTGAAGTGAAGAGGCATGGGGAGAGGCAAGAGCGGCGAGGCGGGATAGAACTTCTCGCGAACACCATAACCAAGGCCTTACGGCAAGGAGAGCGCGGTCTCAACAAGACCGAGTCGATAATCATGACTACAGCGGTACCATCCCACACCAAGAGTGCTCTTCCGTTGAATCGACCGCACGCCCCGTCGTGGATGAACCACAGAAGGGAGTCAAGAGCCTTTCGGGCGTCCCCGAGGGCGCAACGTCGATTCCATCCCGAACCGCTTGGCCATGCGTGTCACCCACGCGTCATCGCCGAACGGGCGGCCTCGTTGCACGCTGAGTCGGAGCGCCTCGATCTCAGAGGAACTGTGCGAACGATTCACGTATGTAAGCCAGTTGCGCGGTCGATCGACCGGCCAATCGCTAAGCCAAGTGGTCAGTTTCGTGCCGCCCTGTGTTCGTCGCCACAAGCTGCACCATCGCCAGTTTTCCGCCTGTCTGACCAGCTTTGCTCGCAAGGCATTGCGTTCCACATACCGTGCAACCGTCAGGAAATGCTCATCCGTCTGAACGGGAAAGGATCTGAAGCGGCCCTGATAGACCGGGCCCGTCCCAGCTGTCCCATGGTGGGCATGCCAACGTTGCGTATGGGTGACAGTGATCCACCGGAGGATCTCGGAGAGTTCTCCGTCCCGGCGTGGCCAGAGCAGCAAATGCCAGTGAGTGGGCATGAGGCAATAGGCAACGATGCGGATGCGAGCATTGGCGTGGGCCTCGGTCAGGATCTTTTCAAAACCGGCGTAGTCAGTGGGTGTCTCAAACAAGGGGAGCCGGCCCACCCGACGGTTCAGAATATGGTAGGCAAGGTGGCCAGCGGCAAGACGTGGACGACGGGGCATAGGAAGTCTTGTAGCGGGCGTGCGCTGGTTGTGTCAAGAAAAGACTCCCGACCCCTTTGGGGGAGACACATTCTTAGCGTGCGGCCACGGTCTGGGATTCTCTGGCCGCCAGGCTCTTTCTGCGGTTGTTGGAAATCGTGCGGTCGATAATGGCCCCGCAATTGAGGCATTTCCAGGCATAAAAGACGAGAAAGAAATCCGAGAACCGCTCCAACAGCATCATTCCCTTACACTTCGGACATTCCATCGATTCCTCCTAGGGTGATGGTGTTCACAGCTGGGAACGAGCATAAGCAAGAGCTGCACCAATTTATCGCTGCTCAGTATTTCAATGACTTAGGAATTACGTAGTTACACGTGGTAGACCATCATCAAAAAATTGACAAAGCGGACGGGTTCGCACCGTCAATAGTTTGTCAACCCTAAAGGGAGTCAGGAGCATTTATTTGAGGATTATGGTACGAGGATAGAAGAGGGACTATCGCGGCTCGTGTCGCATGAACGCGAGTAAAGCGTTTGGAGTAGACTTTCACCTCCTTTTTTAGCCCTGTGTCGTTGTCTCCTGGCCCTTATCGACTTGACCAGGATTGGATCGGCACGGTGGAAATGGCATTGTGTGGCGAGCCTTCGATCAATCGATCGCTATAGGCGAGATAAATGTAGGTCTGGCGTTTCTGGTCGAAAAATCGGACTACTTGAAGCTTCTTGAAAATCAGGGATCGGCTTTCACTGAACACCTTTTCCCCGTCTTTTGGCTCACCCACAATGCGAATTGGACCAACTTGACGGCAGGCCAGTGAGGCATCGGAGGTTTCCTC includes:
- a CDS encoding HNH endonuclease translates to MARKTAHPDKQSYRALALKLFPWICAHCGREFDGKKLNQLTVHHKDHNHDNNPLDGSNWELLCLYCHDNEHQRHLLVDQSDEAPRRLEQERPSTFTPFAQLADLLKRKDVA